AAAACCACACTTTCATCCAATCGATCATTTACGGTTTTGGTGCCGCAGTGGGCTTTTCGCTGGTGTTGATCCTCTTTGCTGCTATGCGTGAACGCATTAACGCCGCCGACGTGCCCGTTCCTTTCAAAGGCGCTTCGATTGCGATGATCACCGCAGGTTTGATGTCTCTGGCATTTCTCGGTTTCACCGGGTTGGTAAGATAGCATGAGTACCATTTTAATCGCGGTTATCGCGATCGCCATTTTGGCGGCGCTGTTTGGCGCCATTCTTGGTTTCGCTTCGATCCGTTTTAAAGTCGAAGCCGACCCCATCGTCGATCAAATCGATGCCATTTTGCCACAAACTCAATGTGGTCAATGTGGCTACCCTGGTTGTCGACCTTACGCAGAAGCGATCGCCAATGGCGACAGCATCAATAAATGTCCTCCAGGTGGCCAAGCAACCATAGAAAAGCTGGCCGATCTGATGGGCGTTGAGGCGCAAGAATCGGCTCATGATTTAGAGGGCAAAGTCAAAACCGTGGCCTTCATTCATGAAGACATGTGCATCGGCTGTACTAAGTGTATTCAAGCATGCCCAGTGGATGCGATCGTCGGTGGCACAAAGGCCCTGCATACGGTGATCAAGGATGAATGTACTGGCTGTGATTTATGTGTTGCGCCATGTCCAACGGATTGTATTGAGATGATTCCGCTGACAGCCACTCCAGAGAGCTGGAAATGGCAGCTAAATACTATCCCTGTGGTCAACATTACCGAGGCAGATACGCACCGTGCTCCGGGCAGCAACAATAACAATTAAGGGGCAGCATGTTGTCTTTGATTGAACAAATTCGTACTGGCGCCCTGTGGGACTTCCCCGGAGGGATTCATCCGGCCGAAAACAAAACCCAATCTAACCAGCAAGAGCTGGTTTTTGCTTCCATCCCGCAAGAAATCGTTCTACCGCTTAAACAACACATTGGCAAAGCGGGCAACCTGTTGGTCAACATTGGCGATCACGTACTCAAAGGGCAGGCGCTCACCCAGTCAACCACAGGCTTCACTCTGCCAGTACATGCGTCCACCTCCGGTATTGTGACGGCGATTGAACCAAGAACCACCGCGCACCCTTCCGGCTTAAGTGAGTTGTGTGTGGTTATTCGCCCAGACGGCCAAGATACATGGGCACCGAAGAAGCCAGTGAGCGATTACACTCAGTGCGATGCGGAAACACTGGTCGATCTCATCCGCATGGCGGGTATTTCCGGTATGGGCGGCGCTGGCTTTCCGACCGCCAAAAAACTGCAATCTGGGCTGAGTCGTACTGACATTCTGATTGTCAACGCCGCCGAGTGCGAACCTTACATCACCGCAGACGACAAACTGCTGCAAGAGCACGCCGACGAAGTTATCCAAGGCATTGAAATTGTAGAGCATATTTTAAAGCCTCAGCTCACCATCATTGGCATTGAAGACAACAAACCCCTTGCCATAGCGGCGTTAGAAAAGGCGGCAATCAACAAAGATATCGTGATTCGCGTTATCCCGACCAAATACCCTTCTGGCGGTGAAAAACAACTGATCAAAGTGTTGACCAACAAAGAAGTGCCCGCCGGTGGCATTCCTGCCGATATCGGTATTTTGGTACAGAACGTCGGCTCACTCTACGCGGTCAAACGAGCGATTGTCGATGGCGAGCCGATGGTCAGCCGCATTGTGACTCTCACGGGTAATACCTTCAAACAGCCACGCAACGTTTGGGCTTTACTTGGCACACCAGTGCAAGCACTGCTGGACGAATTTGGCTATCACGCTGATAAAAAACTGACGCGCCTGATTATGGGCGGTCCGATGATGGGATTTAGCCTGCCGCACGCGCATGTGCCAATCACCAAAACCTCGAACTGCATTCTCGCGCCAACCCGTCGGGAAATTGAGCCATCTCGTTATGAGATGGACTGTATTCGCTGTGGCGCGTGCGCAGAAGCCTGCCCTGCATCGCTTTTGCCTCAGCAGTTGCAATGGCACGCCAAAGCGCAAGAGTACGAAAAGTGCACCGAGCTCAACCTGAAAGATTGTATCGAGTGCGGCGCTTGTGCTTACGTCTGCCCGAGTGAAATCCCACTGGTCAACTACTATCGCCAAGCAAAAGCTGAAATCCGCACTCGCGCTCAAGAAGCCGAAGCCGCCGAGCGCGCTAAACAGCGTTTTGAAGAGAAAAAAGCACGCCTTGAGCGAGAAAAAGAGGAACGGGAAAACCGCTTTAAGAAAGCGGCTGATGATCGCCGGAAAGAGATGAAATCAACTGGCGGCGATGATGCGATTGCCGCGGCGATTGCGCGAGTTAAAGCTCAGAAAGCGCAAGAAAACAGCTCGCAAACCGAAGTCAAACCTGCCGTTGCCGCCGCGATTGCCAAAGCGAAAGCAAAGCAAGCGCAGGCTTTACAAGCAGGGGAAACCGAACCTGATAATGCCGAAATGGCCAAGCTGCGTGAAGAACGTAAGCGCCTCGCTCGCGAGCGTAAAGCGGCCAAAGAAACGCCACCAAGCGTTGACGAAGAGGCCAAGAGTTCCGACCCGAAAGCCGCTGTCGCAGCCGCCATTGCCCGCGCTAAAGCGCGCAAAGCACAAAGTGAAGAGCAGGCTGGAGCGCCGACAGAACCAGCCGAAGTGCAAGACGACCCGAAAAAAGCCGCCGTCGCGGCCGCCATTGCCCGCGCTAAAGCGCGTAAAGCGCAAAGTGAAGAGGCAGTTGCAGCGCCTACAGAACCAGCCGAAACGCAAGACGATCCGAAAAAAGCCGCCGTCGCAGCCGCCATTGCCCGCGCCAAAGCGCGTAAAGCACAAAGTGAAGAGGCAGTTGCAGCGCCAGCAGAAGCAGCCGAAACGCAAGACGATCCGAAAAAAGCCGCCGTCGCGGCCGCCATTGCCCGCGCCAAAGCGCGTAAAGCGCAAAGTGATGAGCAGGCTGAAGCGCCGACAGAAGCAGCCGAAGCGCAAGACGACCCGAAAAAAGCCGCCGTTGCGGCCGCCATTGCCCGCGCCAAAGCGCGTAAAGCGCAAAGTGATGAGCAGGCTGAAGCGCCGACAGAAGCAGCCGAAGCGCAAGACGACCCGAAAAAAGCCGCCGTTGCGGCCGCCATTGCCCGCGCCAAAGCGCGTAAAGCACAAAGTGAAGAGGCAGTTGCAGCGCCAGCAGAAGCAGCCGAAACGCAAGACGATCCGAAAAAAGCCGCCGTCGCAGCCGCGATTGCCCGCGCTAAAGCACGCAAAGCACAACAACAAGCAGAAAAGAATCAGTCTGAGGAGAACGAGTAATGTCGTTTTTTATTGCCAGTTCACCACACGCCCATAATCGACGCAGCACGCCTGACCTGATGAAATGGGTCGCATTGTGTGCCTTGCCTGGCTTGATTGCACAAAGCTACTTTTTCGGCTGGGGCACCTTGATTCAACTGATCATGGCCATCACCCTTGCGTTGAGTTTAGAAGCCTTGGTCATGCTGTTGAGAAAACGTTCACCAGCGCGCGCTTTACGCGATAACAGCGCCCTCGTCACGGCATGGTTACTCGCTGTCGCGATCCCGCCTTTGGCGCCTTGGTGGATCATCGCCATTGGTTTGGTGTTTGCCATCGTGATTGCCAAGCACCTTTATGGCGGCTTGGGACAAAACCCATTCAATCCGGCCATGGTCGCTTACGTAGTTCTGCTGATCTCATTTCCGGTGCAAATGACCAGTTGGAATGAGCCAAGCATGCTGCAAGAGATTGGGCAAACCGTTGGCCGTGAAGCCACCACTTTTGGCGATACACTTTCCCTAATTTTTCGTGGTTTGACGCTTGATGGCTCTTCACTCCAGCAAGTGCGTGCAGGCATCGATGGCATCACCACAGCGACGCCACTGGATGCTTTCAAAACTGGGCTACGCGCTGGTGCGACACCCTCAGAGATTCTTCAACAGCCGATCTTTGAAGGCTTGGCAGGGCTCGGCTGGCAATGGGTAAACCTCGCCTATCTGCTCGGCGGCTTGGTGCTTATCAAACAAAGAATCATCCAATGGCACATTCCAGCAGGGTTTCTTGGCGCATTAGCGGTACTCAGCAGTCTATTTGCGCTGTTTGCGCCTGGCGAAACCGCTTCTCCAGTCCTTCATCTGCTCTCGGGCGCAACCATGCTCGGCGCGTTTTTTATCGCCACCGACCCGGTATCTGCATCCACCACGGTGAAAGGTCGATTGATCTTTGGCGCCATCATCGGCACCTTGGTTTTCGTGATTCGCAGTTGGGGCGGATACCCTGATGGGGTCGCCTTTGCCGTTCTGTTAGCCAATATGTGTGTACCGTTGATCGACTACTACACCAAACCTCGAACTTACGGACACTAAACAGGAAAAGTGCATGATTAACGCCATTCGTCACAACGGATTAACGCTCGCTATTTTCGCCTGTGTCACCACAGGTTTGGTGGCCGTTACCCAATATTTCACCAAAGATCAGATCAAGCGCCAAGAGCAAGCGCAGCTCTCTTCGGTGCTCAATCAGGTGATTCCCAAACAGATGCACGATAATCTGCTGTTTGAATCCTGTATTTTGCTCACCAATCCAGCGCTTGGCACCGATAAAGCCATGCCCGCTTACATCGCGACCTTGAACGGTGAACCAACCGCAATCGCGATTGAATCCATCGCTCCAGATGGCTATAACGGCGCGATTAAAATCATTACAGGCATTGATAATACAGGTACAGTTTTGGCAACTCGCGTTCTCGGCCATCAAGAAACACCCGGATTGGGTGATAAGATTGACTTACGTGTGAGCGATTGGATCAGCAGTTTTTCCGGTAAGCAACTCAATGAAAACAATTATGACCGTTGGAATGTGCGCAAAGATGGCGGCGATTTCGACCAATTTACTGGCGCGACCATTACACCCCGTGCCGTTGTAAAAGCGGTGCGTAATACGGTAGAGTTTGTCAACGCCAATCGCCAGCAACTTCTGACCCAGCCATTAAACTGTGGAGAGAACCGCCATGAGTGAACATAAAACTTTGCTGAAAAACGGCATGTGGAGCAATAACCCCGCGCTGGTTCAACTGCTCGGGTTGTGCCCACTGCTTGCTGTCTCCTCAACCGTCACCAATGCGCTTGGCCTTGGTATTGCTACCTTGCTGGTGTTGGTTGGCTCAAACGTCAGTGTCTCTTTGATGCGCAATCATGTCCCGAAAGAGATCCGCATACCTGTGTTCGTCATGATCATCGCGTCTTTAGTAAGCTGCGTGCAATTGCTGATGAATGCCTATGCTTACGGACTCTATCTCTCTCTTGGGATTTTCATTCCTTTGATCGTCACCAACTGCATCATCATCGGCCGCGCAGAAGCGTATGCCTCTAAAAATGAGGTGTTGCCCGCAGCGTTAGACGGCTTTTGGATGGGGATGGGCATGACCAGCGTTTTGGTCGTGCTCGGCGCGATGCGTGAAATTCTCGGCAACGGGACACTCTTTGATGGCGCCGATTTATTACTGGGAGATTGGGCCGCCGCACTGCGTATAGAAATATTCCATTTTGACACCAGCTTTTTATTAGCCTTGTTGCCACCGGGCGCATTTATTGGCGTCGGCTTTTTGATTGCCCTGAAAAACGTGATTGATGCTAATCTCAAAGCACGTCAGCCTCAACAAGAAAAACCGGCAATAGAGCGCGTGCGCGTCACAAACGCCTAATCGGTTTTATCGGCTTAGCGGCCATTATAATTCTCCTAGCGCTAAGCCTTTCCCTTGGAAGTCAGCATGAACAAAGAAAAACGAATTCAAATCTTGCAGCGTTTGCGCGAGCACAATCCCAACCCACAAACGGAGCTCAATTGGAATTCACCGTTTGAACTGCTTATCGCTGTACTGCTCTCAGCCCAAGCAACGGATGTGAGCGTCAACAAAGCCACGGACAAACTTTTCCCAGTGGCAAATACCCCGCAAAGCATCTTAGATTTAGGGGTCGACGGCTTAAAAGAGTACATCAAAACCATCGGCCTGTTTAACTCGAAAGCAGAAAACACCATCAAAACCTGCCAGATTCTGCTGGAAAAACACGGCGGTGAAGTGCCAGAAGACCGAGCAGCACTCGAAGCCTTACCGGGCGTTGGACGCAAAACGGCTAATGTGGTGCTCAATACTGCGTTTGGCTGGCCAACGATTGCCGTTGATACACACATTTTTCGTGTATCTAACCGCACCAGGTTTGCCATCGGTAAAAATGTGGATGAAGTGGAGCAAAAACTGCTGAAAGTGGTGCCCAAGGAATTTAAACTTGACGTCCATCACTGGTTGATTCTCCACGGCCGTTATACCTGTATCGCCAGAAAGCCGCGTTGTGGGAGTTGTATTATAGAAGACCTTTGTGAGTTCAAAGAGAAGGTCTACCCAGAGAGCTAAGTTCGATTAATTAGGAGCAAACAATGTCAAATGGTCGCATTTTACACACCATGCTACGTGTGGGAGATTTAGACAAATCTATTCAGTTTTATACCGAAGTCATGGGTATGCAACTGCTGCGCAAGAACGAGAACAAGGAATACGAGTACACCTTGGCTTTCCTTGGCTACGGTGACGAGTCACAAGGCGCAGTGATCGAATTGACCTATAACTGGGGCAAGTCTGAGTACGATCTGGGGACCGCGTTCGGCCATATTGCGATTGGTGTCGATGATATTTATACCACTTGTGATGCCATCAAAGCGGCAGGCGGCAACGTCACGCGCGAAGCGGGCCCGGTAAAAGGCGGCACAACGCACATCGCGTTTGTCAAAGATCCCGATGGCTACATGATTGAACTGATTCAGAACAAACAAGCATCTGCAGGATTGGAAGGCTAAGCCGGACATTCTGAGGTGTGATAAACGCTGTTTGACACACTGAGTGATTTGAGAGAGGAAGCCAAGCGCTTCCTCTTTTTTGTTTCATTCACGCCACTTTACATGAGAATTATTTTCATTTAGATTGATGAGAGTTTGGCTAAGTGGAAGAAAAGCATGATAAACGAGTGGGAAAAACACACCTTATTGGCAGACACTGCACTGCAACTCGACGATCCAATTCGCAGTATTCTGCACTACCAACAAGCTTTGGCACTCAGTGATGAGATAGCCAATAGCGGTGAGATTGAAGCCGATGATAAGATCTTAATTTCGGTTATCTCTTGTCATAATCTAGCGCAATTCTGGCGTTGGGCTGGTGACACCGAGTATGAACTCAAGTACTTGCAGCTCGCTTCAGAAAAAGTGCTGACCTTGATCCCGCAGTGCCCACAGCATCAATGCGAGAACTTTATTGATTCCATCGGCTGTTGTAAAAAAGCGCTGTTTGATTTCCTAAAACGTCATCCAAACCCAAAAATTGCGCAGTTGGTAGAGAAGATCGATACCGCAACCCAATGCGAAATTATCGCCAAATTTAGGCTCAACTGAACTTATACTTCGGTCCTGCCTAGCGAAATAACGACGCGGCGGTTCTTATCTTTGCCGATGGGCGTCGCGTTGTCGGCAATTGGGCGACGTTTGCCAAAGCCTTGTACTTGAATGCGATCTTCTGTCAGCCCCAGCGCTTTGAAGTACTCCCGCAGCGATTCCGCCCTGCGCTCAGAAAGGTTCTGACTAAGGCTAGTGCCATCCGTCGAATCGGTATAAGTGGAGACTAACACCAGATCAATATCGGTGTTGTAGCGCACGTATTCGGCGATTTGCGAAAGACGTTTTTGCGACGCTTTGGTCAGTTTGTCGCCGTTACGCTCGTAATGCAGAATGGTGAAGGAGATATCTTCAAAACTGTACGGCAGTAAGTTAGCGATGCAGTCGCTAAACGCATTGTATTTTTGCTGAAACAGCACCGACGAAAGCACCACTTCAATACGCTGATTGCGGCTTTGCCAATCTTGATAGCTGAACGTCGGATAACGCCCTTTCTCCAGCTCGGTCAAAATGCCCCAAGCGGTCTGACCGCCCACATAGCCATCAAACTGTTTAAAGAATTTGAGCGTGGTTAGGCGATCGGCTGGCTCGCCAGGACGCCAAGGTGGCGGCATCGAAATCAAGCTCACATTACGCGTTTCCCCCATCGGGCGACGCATTTTCAGCTCAAAATCGAGCACGATTTTTTTGCTGGCACGCGAAGAAAACTCCGCGTCGCCAAAGTTCGGAATGGGATGCACCAAGCGACATTCCAGCGGCGAATTAACCACCATCTCCCACTGAGATTGCTGAGGCGTGGCCACATAACGTTTGTCCATCGCCATCACGGAGACAGAGGCAAAAGTGGTTAGCACTAGACTACTGGTTACAAGCCACATTTTCATTATCGGCAACATCTCTTCAATCATCTGCACGCTCTGGCAAGGTTGCCAACGTACATTACCCAACTTCATTTCGAAATTTACATGCAAGAATCTAGCCATCAAACCCGTAAACTTTTGCCGTTTTCTCTTTCTGTAGCGTTTTTTTCGCCGTCATAATCTGTAATAATGCCGTCTTTGTCACACAAATAAATAGAAACATGACTGTAGAAAACACAGCACAGACCCTAAAAAAACGTTTTCGCGGCTATTTTCCTGTCGTCGTAGACGTTGAAACTGCCGGGTTTAATGCAAAAACTGATGCACTTTTGGAAATTTGCGCCATCACGTTGAAAATGGATGAACATGGCGACCTTCACCCCGCATCAACCATTCACTTTCATGTCGAACCATTCGAAGGGGCCAATATAGAAAAGGAAGCCTTAGAATTTAATGGCATCCGCGACCCTTTTAGCCCACTGCGCGGCGCTGTGACTGAACAGGAAGCGCTCAAAGAGATCTACAAACTGATCCGCAAAGAGCAAAAAGCGGCAGACTGTGGCCGCGCCATCATGGTGGCCCACAATGCCGCATTTGACCTCAGCTTTGTCAACGCTGCCAACGAGCGCTGCAAGCTAAAACGTATCCCTTTCCATCCCTTTGCCACCTTTGATACCGCCACTTTAAGTGGTTTGGCTTATGGCCAAACGGTGTTAGCCAAAGCGTGTAAAACCGCTGGGATGGAATTTGATAATCGTGAGGCGCATTCTGCCCTATACGATACCGAGAAAACCGCAGAGCTATTTTGCGGCATTGTCAATAAGTGGAAAGCGTTAGGTGGCTGGCCGCTTGTCGATGATGAAGACAATAATAAGTAAACACAACTTCCTGAGAAAACTATGAATCCTGTTGTTATTTCTGTTTGCGTCATGCTGATTTTGGCATTGATGCGAGTGAACGTGGTGGTCGCCCTCACGTTCAGTGCCATCGTAGGTGGCTTGGTGGCTGGCATGGATCTCGGCGATACCATTGCCGCGTTTGAGAGCGGTCTTGGTGGCGGCGCAACGATTGCTTTAAGTTACGCCATGCTAGGTACTTTTGCGGTGGCGATTTCCAAATCAGGCATCACCGACCTTTTGGCGCAAAGCGTCATCAAACGCCTCAACGGTAAAGATAGCGCCGCTTCAACCACCGGCCTCAAATATGCCGTGCTCGTGGCGCTAGTGCTGGTGACTATGTCGTCGCAAAACGTTATCCCTGTGCATATCGCCTTTATCCCCATTTTGATTCCACCTCTACTGGGCGTTTTTGCCAAACTAAAACTAGACCGTCGTCTTATCGCGTGCGTGCTAACGTTTGGTCTCATCACCCCATACATGGTGTTACCCGTTGGCTTTGGCGGTATTTTTCTCAACAACATTCTGCTGAAAAACCTGC
The Vibrio navarrensis DNA segment above includes these coding regions:
- a CDS encoding DUF2753 domain-containing protein, which translates into the protein MINEWEKHTLLADTALQLDDPIRSILHYQQALALSDEIANSGEIEADDKILISVISCHNLAQFWRWAGDTEYELKYLQLASEKVLTLIPQCPQHQCENFIDSIGCCKKALFDFLKRHPNPKIAQLVEKIDTATQCEIIAKFRLN
- the rsxD gene encoding electron transport complex subunit RsxD, coding for MSFFIASSPHAHNRRSTPDLMKWVALCALPGLIAQSYFFGWGTLIQLIMAITLALSLEALVMLLRKRSPARALRDNSALVTAWLLAVAIPPLAPWWIIAIGLVFAIVIAKHLYGGLGQNPFNPAMVAYVVLLISFPVQMTSWNEPSMLQEIGQTVGREATTFGDTLSLIFRGLTLDGSSLQQVRAGIDGITTATPLDAFKTGLRAGATPSEILQQPIFEGLAGLGWQWVNLAYLLGGLVLIKQRIIQWHIPAGFLGALAVLSSLFALFAPGETASPVLHLLSGATMLGAFFIATDPVSASTTVKGRLIFGAIIGTLVFVIRSWGGYPDGVAFAVLLANMCVPLIDYYTKPRTYGH
- the rnt gene encoding ribonuclease T, producing MTVENTAQTLKKRFRGYFPVVVDVETAGFNAKTDALLEICAITLKMDEHGDLHPASTIHFHVEPFEGANIEKEALEFNGIRDPFSPLRGAVTEQEALKEIYKLIRKEQKAADCGRAIMVAHNAAFDLSFVNAANERCKLKRIPFHPFATFDTATLSGLAYGQTVLAKACKTAGMEFDNREAHSALYDTEKTAELFCGIVNKWKALGGWPLVDDEDNNK
- a CDS encoding electron transport complex subunit E, whose translation is MSEHKTLLKNGMWSNNPALVQLLGLCPLLAVSSTVTNALGLGIATLLVLVGSNVSVSLMRNHVPKEIRIPVFVMIIASLVSCVQLLMNAYAYGLYLSLGIFIPLIVTNCIIIGRAEAYASKNEVLPAALDGFWMGMGMTSVLVVLGAMREILGNGTLFDGADLLLGDWAAALRIEIFHFDTSFLLALLPPGAFIGVGFLIALKNVIDANLKARQPQQEKPAIERVRVTNA
- the nth gene encoding endonuclease III — its product is MNKEKRIQILQRLREHNPNPQTELNWNSPFELLIAVLLSAQATDVSVNKATDKLFPVANTPQSILDLGVDGLKEYIKTIGLFNSKAENTIKTCQILLEKHGGEVPEDRAALEALPGVGRKTANVVLNTAFGWPTIAVDTHIFRVSNRTRFAIGKNVDEVEQKLLKVVPKEFKLDVHHWLILHGRYTCIARKPRCGSCIIEDLCEFKEKVYPES
- the rsxG gene encoding electron transport complex subunit RsxG, which gives rise to MINAIRHNGLTLAIFACVTTGLVAVTQYFTKDQIKRQEQAQLSSVLNQVIPKQMHDNLLFESCILLTNPALGTDKAMPAYIATLNGEPTAIAIESIAPDGYNGAIKIITGIDNTGTVLATRVLGHQETPGLGDKIDLRVSDWISSFSGKQLNENNYDRWNVRKDGGDFDQFTGATITPRAVVKAVRNTVEFVNANRQQLLTQPLNCGENRHE
- the rsxB gene encoding electron transport complex subunit RsxB yields the protein MSTILIAVIAIAILAALFGAILGFASIRFKVEADPIVDQIDAILPQTQCGQCGYPGCRPYAEAIANGDSINKCPPGGQATIEKLADLMGVEAQESAHDLEGKVKTVAFIHEDMCIGCTKCIQACPVDAIVGGTKALHTVIKDECTGCDLCVAPCPTDCIEMIPLTATPESWKWQLNTIPVVNITEADTHRAPGSNNNN
- the gloA gene encoding lactoylglutathione lyase, yielding MSNGRILHTMLRVGDLDKSIQFYTEVMGMQLLRKNENKEYEYTLAFLGYGDESQGAVIELTYNWGKSEYDLGTAFGHIAIGVDDIYTTCDAIKAAGGNVTREAGPVKGGTTHIAFVKDPDGYMIELIQNKQASAGLEG
- the motY gene encoding flagellar protein MotY gives rise to the protein MKMWLVTSSLVLTTFASVSVMAMDKRYVATPQQSQWEMVVNSPLECRLVHPIPNFGDAEFSSRASKKIVLDFELKMRRPMGETRNVSLISMPPPWRPGEPADRLTTLKFFKQFDGYVGGQTAWGILTELEKGRYPTFSYQDWQSRNQRIEVVLSSVLFQQKYNAFSDCIANLLPYSFEDISFTILHYERNGDKLTKASQKRLSQIAEYVRYNTDIDLVLVSTYTDSTDGTSLSQNLSERRAESLREYFKALGLTEDRIQVQGFGKRRPIADNATPIGKDKNRRVVISLGRTEV
- the rsxC gene encoding electron transport complex subunit RsxC, which gives rise to MLSLIEQIRTGALWDFPGGIHPAENKTQSNQQELVFASIPQEIVLPLKQHIGKAGNLLVNIGDHVLKGQALTQSTTGFTLPVHASTSGIVTAIEPRTTAHPSGLSELCVVIRPDGQDTWAPKKPVSDYTQCDAETLVDLIRMAGISGMGGAGFPTAKKLQSGLSRTDILIVNAAECEPYITADDKLLQEHADEVIQGIEIVEHILKPQLTIIGIEDNKPLAIAALEKAAINKDIVIRVIPTKYPSGGEKQLIKVLTNKEVPAGGIPADIGILVQNVGSLYAVKRAIVDGEPMVSRIVTLTGNTFKQPRNVWALLGTPVQALLDEFGYHADKKLTRLIMGGPMMGFSLPHAHVPITKTSNCILAPTRREIEPSRYEMDCIRCGACAEACPASLLPQQLQWHAKAQEYEKCTELNLKDCIECGACAYVCPSEIPLVNYYRQAKAEIRTRAQEAEAAERAKQRFEEKKARLEREKEERENRFKKAADDRRKEMKSTGGDDAIAAAIARVKAQKAQENSSQTEVKPAVAAAIAKAKAKQAQALQAGETEPDNAEMAKLREERKRLARERKAAKETPPSVDEEAKSSDPKAAVAAAIARAKARKAQSEEQAGAPTEPAEVQDDPKKAAVAAAIARAKARKAQSEEAVAAPTEPAETQDDPKKAAVAAAIARAKARKAQSEEAVAAPAEAAETQDDPKKAAVAAAIARAKARKAQSDEQAEAPTEAAEAQDDPKKAAVAAAIARAKARKAQSDEQAEAPTEAAEAQDDPKKAAVAAAIARAKARKAQSEEAVAAPAEAAETQDDPKKAAVAAAIARAKARKAQQQAEKNQSEENE